One part of the Salinimonas iocasae genome encodes these proteins:
- the thiL gene encoding thiamine-phosphate kinase, producing MKEFDLIGRYFVDGGYQRKDVVVGIGDDCAVTTVASHQQLAVTTDTLVAGVHFLKDAPAKSVAYKAVAVNLSDLAAMGAEPAWISLSLSISDIDEAWMVDFADGMYELTRYYSVQLIGGDTVRGPLSMTITAQGFIPPENALKRSTAKPGDWIYVTGHLGDAAAGLDILTHKLDAGDGVKEYLVNRHLFPTPRVAAGTALRRVASACIDVSDGFLSDLKHILRASCCGAVVQVDKLPVSSQLRDSVAPQQAIEYALTGGDDYELIFTVNEEQRGNLETALASTGIKMTCVGQITGQENKIDLKDHKDQYPMPEITGFEHQF from the coding sequence GTGAAAGAATTTGATTTAATCGGCCGCTATTTTGTAGATGGTGGCTATCAACGTAAAGACGTTGTAGTCGGTATCGGTGATGACTGTGCGGTAACAACTGTCGCGTCTCACCAGCAGTTAGCTGTTACTACCGACACACTGGTTGCAGGCGTACACTTTCTGAAAGACGCGCCAGCAAAGTCCGTTGCCTACAAAGCGGTGGCCGTTAACCTTAGCGACCTTGCTGCTATGGGGGCTGAACCTGCGTGGATTAGCCTCTCTCTTTCCATATCTGATATTGATGAAGCCTGGATGGTGGATTTTGCCGATGGCATGTATGAGTTAACTCGTTATTACTCAGTGCAGCTAATTGGCGGGGACACCGTACGTGGACCTTTGTCCATGACAATTACCGCGCAAGGGTTCATCCCGCCAGAAAATGCCCTGAAGCGTTCCACTGCCAAACCCGGCGACTGGATCTACGTCACAGGCCATCTGGGCGACGCTGCTGCAGGCCTGGATATTCTCACTCATAAATTAGATGCCGGAGACGGGGTAAAAGAATACCTGGTAAACCGCCACCTTTTCCCCACACCCCGTGTCGCAGCCGGCACCGCTTTGCGTAGGGTTGCCAGCGCGTGCATTGATGTTTCAGATGGCTTTTTGTCTGATCTTAAGCATATTTTGAGGGCATCTTGCTGTGGCGCGGTTGTACAGGTAGATAAATTGCCTGTGTCCAGTCAGCTACGCGATTCTGTCGCCCCTCAACAGGCAATTGAGTATGCGCTGACCGGAGGTGACGATTACGAGTTGATCTTTACCGTTAACGAAGAGCAGCGAGGCAATTTGGAAACAGCACTCGCCAGTACGGGCATTAAAATGACCTGCGTCGGGCAGATTACCGGACAGGAAAATAAAATAGACCTGAAAGACCATAAAGACCAGTACCCCATGCCGGAAATAACTGGCTTTGAGCATCAGTTTTAA
- a CDS encoding phosphatidylglycerophosphatase A family protein, whose protein sequence is MQRQYRERVSMRNPVHFCALGFGSGLIPVMPGTFGSAAAVPLLAATIAAPSWIFISLTILFAFIGIYFCGRTADDMQVHDHGSIVWDEIAGMFCTFLFVPLTPLHLLAGFVLFRLFDILKPWPIIVVDKRLHGGVGIMLDDVLAGLMACLSLHAILILWPF, encoded by the coding sequence ATGCAGCGCCAGTATCGTGAGCGCGTCTCAATGAGAAACCCCGTGCACTTTTGCGCATTGGGATTTGGTAGTGGTCTTATTCCCGTTATGCCCGGTACCTTTGGCTCAGCGGCCGCTGTGCCACTGCTTGCTGCGACTATCGCTGCACCGTCCTGGATCTTCATCAGTCTGACCATTCTGTTTGCGTTTATCGGCATCTATTTTTGTGGTCGAACTGCCGATGATATGCAAGTGCACGATCATGGTTCCATTGTTTGGGACGAAATTGCCGGTATGTTTTGCACGTTTTTATTTGTACCACTAACACCATTACATCTACTGGCTGGTTTTGTACTGTTCAGACTTTTTGATATTTTAAAGCCGTGGCCAATAATCGTAGTAGATAAACGCCTGCACGGTGGGGTAGGGATCATGCTGGACGATGTTTTAGCCGGGTTGATGGCCTGCCTGTCCCTACATGCTATTTTGATTCTCTGGCCCTTCTAA
- the dxs gene encoding 1-deoxy-D-xylulose-5-phosphate synthase, which yields MSLDLTHYPTLAKAQTPEQLRTLPQEKLKTLADELRQYLLTCVSQSSGHFASGLGTVELTVALHYVYNTPFDRLIWDVGHQAYPHKIVTGRAGRMSTIRQKDGLHPFPWPGESEYDTFAVGHSSTSISAGLGMAVAAEKEGKGRKVVSVIGDGAMTAGMAFEAMNHAGDINKDMVVVLNDNEMSISENVGALNSHLARLLTGNFFNKIRDGGKKLLSNVPPIKEFASRAEEHLKGMVVPGTIFEELGFNYIGPIDGHDVNTVVDALRNMRNFKGPQLLHVVTRKGKGYPQAEKDPIKFHAVPKFNPADNALPTAKPSAPSFSAVFGQWLCDMAAKDPKLMAITPAMREGSGMVTFSQQYPEQYSDVAIAEQHSVTYAAGLAKDGMNPVVAIYSTFLQRAYDQLIHDVALQELPVLFAIDRAGIVGADGQTHQGAFDLAFLRCIPNMIVMAPSDENECRQMLYTGHVAKLPAAVRYPRGAGKGVAPESTMEALPIGKGRRIRTGKRVAILNFGTLMPFAEQAAETLDATLADMRFVKPLDEALIRELADEHDVLVTLEDGCIAGGAGAGVTEFLQQDKRLVHTLMLGLPDKFIEQGTQQEMYTVLGLDTEGIVRQVNSFLEK from the coding sequence ATGAGTTTAGATCTAACCCATTATCCAACACTGGCAAAAGCCCAGACGCCGGAGCAATTACGTACATTGCCTCAGGAGAAGCTTAAAACACTGGCTGATGAACTCAGACAGTATCTGCTGACCTGTGTCAGTCAAAGCAGCGGCCACTTCGCTTCCGGGCTCGGGACTGTTGAGCTGACCGTCGCATTGCACTATGTTTATAACACGCCGTTTGACCGGTTAATCTGGGATGTCGGCCATCAGGCCTACCCCCACAAAATCGTCACCGGACGTGCAGGCCGTATGTCTACAATACGTCAAAAAGATGGGCTACACCCTTTTCCCTGGCCTGGCGAAAGTGAATACGACACCTTTGCGGTGGGACACTCTTCAACCTCCATCAGTGCAGGATTGGGGATGGCGGTCGCCGCTGAAAAAGAAGGTAAGGGTCGCAAGGTAGTATCAGTTATCGGTGATGGCGCGATGACAGCGGGCATGGCCTTTGAAGCCATGAACCACGCCGGCGACATCAATAAGGATATGGTGGTTGTTCTGAATGACAATGAAATGTCAATTTCAGAAAACGTAGGTGCGCTTAATTCACACCTGGCGCGACTGCTTACCGGCAACTTCTTCAATAAGATTCGTGATGGCGGGAAGAAATTACTAAGCAATGTTCCTCCGATCAAAGAGTTCGCCAGCCGCGCTGAGGAACATCTTAAGGGTATGGTGGTTCCCGGAACTATTTTTGAAGAGCTCGGCTTTAATTATATCGGTCCTATTGATGGCCATGATGTAAACACCGTGGTGGATGCGTTGCGTAATATGCGCAACTTTAAAGGCCCCCAGTTGCTTCACGTGGTGACCCGCAAAGGTAAGGGCTATCCTCAGGCAGAAAAAGATCCTATTAAGTTTCATGCGGTTCCTAAGTTTAACCCGGCCGATAATGCACTGCCGACTGCCAAGCCGAGCGCGCCAAGTTTTTCAGCGGTTTTCGGACAGTGGCTGTGTGATATGGCGGCTAAGGACCCCAAGCTCATGGCTATTACACCTGCTATGCGTGAAGGGTCCGGCATGGTGACATTTTCCCAACAGTACCCCGAGCAATACAGTGATGTTGCTATTGCTGAGCAGCACAGTGTGACGTACGCCGCCGGGCTGGCTAAAGATGGGATGAATCCGGTTGTTGCCATTTATTCCACATTTTTACAACGCGCTTACGATCAGTTGATTCACGACGTAGCGTTACAGGAATTACCCGTTCTGTTTGCTATAGACCGTGCCGGGATCGTCGGTGCCGACGGACAAACCCATCAGGGTGCGTTTGATTTGGCGTTTTTACGTTGTATTCCAAATATGATTGTTATGGCGCCTTCTGATGAGAACGAATGTCGTCAGATGCTGTATACCGGTCATGTGGCTAAACTGCCCGCGGCGGTCCGCTACCCTCGCGGTGCCGGTAAAGGGGTGGCTCCTGAAAGCACGATGGAAGCCCTGCCGATTGGAAAAGGCCGGCGGATAAGAACAGGAAAGCGCGTTGCCATCCTTAACTTTGGTACGTTAATGCCCTTTGCTGAACAGGCCGCTGAGACGCTGGATGCTACGTTGGCTGATATGCGGTTTGTTAAGCCACTCGATGAGGCTCTTATACGGGAACTGGCTGATGAACATGACGTGTTGGTTACACTGGAGGATGGTTGTATTGCCGGCGGTGCCGGTGCCGGTGTGACAGAGTTCCTGCAGCAGGATAAACGTCTGGTTCACACGCTTATGCTTGGATTACCAGATAAATTTATCGAACAAGGTACTCAGCAAGAGATGTATACCGTGCTAGGCCTTGATACTGAAGGGATTGTCCGGCAGGTAAACAGCTTTCTGGAAAAATAA
- a CDS encoding farnesyl diphosphate synthase encodes MNFDALRQQIKKQTDEGLLALIESMPDHAPRLKEAMQHALLVGGKRMRPLLAHLIGNALDIPKQDQQVISMAIECIHAYSLVHDDLPAMDDDALRRGQPTCHVKFDEATAILAGDALQTLAFSILTDEPLSEQSASHRAKLVSILAAASGYCGMCGGQAIDLAATGHSIDVDALTRLHQLKTGALLSACAQMVTQVADISESDRQHFITFSRIIGLAFQVQDDILDVEGDAQMLGKPQGSDQALGKNTFPALLGMDQAKQVLSDLHDEALQALASLPYNTEYLTAFTDLMVNRKH; translated from the coding sequence ATGAATTTTGATGCGCTTCGTCAGCAAATAAAAAAGCAAACCGACGAGGGCCTTTTAGCACTTATTGAGTCGATGCCCGACCACGCCCCCCGACTAAAGGAAGCCATGCAACACGCGCTACTGGTTGGCGGGAAGCGAATGCGTCCATTGCTGGCGCATCTTATCGGCAATGCATTAGATATCCCCAAACAGGATCAGCAGGTTATCAGCATGGCAATAGAATGTATCCATGCTTACTCTCTGGTTCATGATGACCTGCCTGCCATGGATGACGATGCGCTTCGCCGAGGTCAGCCGACATGCCATGTAAAGTTTGACGAGGCAACGGCTATCCTGGCTGGCGATGCTCTGCAGACGCTGGCATTTTCCATATTAACTGATGAGCCATTATCAGAGCAGTCAGCGTCGCACAGGGCAAAGCTGGTCAGTATTCTAGCAGCAGCGTCCGGTTACTGTGGCATGTGCGGGGGACAGGCTATTGATCTGGCTGCAACCGGACACAGTATCGATGTCGACGCGCTGACCCGACTTCATCAGCTAAAAACGGGGGCTCTGTTAAGCGCCTGTGCGCAAATGGTGACCCAGGTCGCTGATATCAGCGAGTCAGACAGACAACATTTCATTACATTTTCACGTATTATCGGATTGGCCTTTCAGGTTCAGGACGATATTCTGGATGTCGAAGGTGACGCCCAGATGCTGGGTAAACCGCAGGGCTCGGACCAGGCGCTGGGAAAAAACACCTTTCCGGCACTACTTGGTATGGACCAGGCGAAGCAGGTTCTGAGCGATTTGCACGACGAGGCGCTTCAAGCGCTCGCCAGTTTGCCCTACAATACCGAATACCTGACAGCATTTACTGATTTGATGGTAAATCGTAAACACTAG
- the xseB gene encoding exodeoxyribonuclease VII small subunit, with amino-acid sequence MTETDKSPSFEESLTELEAIVTQMENGDLPLNEALEKFERGIKLSRASQQALEQAEQKVKILLSEQGQDTLSELSDENE; translated from the coding sequence GTGACTGAGACTGATAAATCCCCCTCGTTTGAAGAGAGCCTGACCGAGTTAGAGGCTATCGTCACACAAATGGAAAACGGTGACCTGCCACTTAATGAAGCACTGGAAAAGTTTGAACGAGGTATCAAGCTTTCCAGAGCCAGCCAGCAAGCGCTGGAGCAAGCCGAGCAAAAAGTAAAAATTCTTTTGTCTGAGCAGGGTCAGGACACGTTGTCAGAGTTGTCTGACGAAAACGAATAA
- the pomA gene encoding flagellar motor protein PomA, whose amino-acid sequence MDLATVIGMLGGIGFIVMAMILGGDLVIFIDVPSVLIVFGGTLFVVLSQFTLGQFFGAGKIAGKAFMFKIDTPDELIEKIVEMADSARKGGFLALEEADIGNPFMQKGVDMLVDGHDIEVVRETLIKDISMTTERHEFGVSIFKGMGDVAPAMGMIGTLIGLVAMLSNMDDPKAIGPAMAVALLTTLYGAFLANVICLPIASKLKNRVEEEKLNQKLILDGIVGIADGQNPRVIEGILKNYLASSKRGAADEE is encoded by the coding sequence GTGGATTTAGCAACCGTCATAGGCATGTTGGGTGGTATTGGTTTTATAGTCATGGCCATGATTCTCGGGGGCGATTTGGTGATCTTCATCGATGTCCCGTCGGTGCTGATTGTATTTGGAGGAACACTGTTTGTTGTGCTTTCTCAATTTACCCTTGGACAATTTTTCGGTGCCGGGAAAATCGCTGGCAAAGCCTTCATGTTTAAAATTGATACGCCAGACGAACTGATTGAAAAAATTGTTGAGATGGCTGATTCTGCGAGAAAGGGGGGGTTTCTTGCTCTTGAAGAAGCCGATATAGGTAACCCATTCATGCAAAAAGGCGTGGACATGCTGGTGGACGGTCACGATATTGAAGTAGTGCGTGAAACGCTGATTAAAGATATCTCCATGACCACTGAACGTCACGAATTCGGCGTGTCTATTTTTAAGGGCATGGGCGACGTAGCGCCTGCGATGGGAATGATTGGTACGCTTATCGGTCTGGTTGCGATGCTGTCTAACATGGATGACCCGAAAGCAATCGGACCGGCCATGGCGGTTGCTTTGCTTACCACACTATATGGCGCGTTTTTGGCGAATGTTATCTGTTTGCCGATTGCCTCAAAGCTTAAAAACCGTGTAGAAGAAGAAAAACTCAATCAAAAGCTTATTTTAGATGGCATTGTGGGTATCGCCGACGGCCAGAATCCGCGGGTTATTGAAGGTATTCTTAAGAACTACCTGGCTTCAAGTAAGCGCGGCGCGGCAGACGAGGAGTAA